ATGAGGCAACTGGCTATAAAGCTGAAATTACAAAACTAACCCTGTGTTTCGTATATTAAAGGATCGAGTTATTTTCCTAACTATACAGTAAAGGGAGGAGAAATGGAGAATCCCTTCATCGTGAATCATTATGATAATGAGATAGGCATCTTTATGAGAGGATAAATAATTTCGACCTCGGATAGAAATATATATACAACTCTGTCTTCCATTAGTATGGCGTGCATATTCCTTCTTACAATCTTccccttctttgttttttggtaagaacCTACGTCTTCTTCACAAAAGGGAATGGGTTCTCTATCCGAGAGCACGTCCTTATGCCTAAACACAAAGGTGTATGAAATGACTACAGTGACCCTCATGGCTGAAGCCCACACACACTCTCATTACCCGGGATCCTGAGACATGGACCATGCTCACGGACAAAGTTCATTTTCCCATCACAAAATTGTACCTGTTGGGATGAGGAAACGGGCTCGATAAGAACGAGTTGCAGAGGTCGTGGATCCAGGTCTAGGTCAAGAGATCGCCTTAGGAGTGAGGTCGTGATTTTATATGATAACTCCAAAAATGAAGGAGATATCCCTTAAAGCTTACGTAAGACACTCTAAGTCTATCACGGACCAACAAGGCCCGAAACTTTCGCCCATGTCACTCCTAATCAGGCGCGTGGGAAGCAACGGGTAAACACTATCCCCGTCTTACATTCAATAACAGTCTCACTCAACTCCGAGATTCCAGTTTCCCAATTCAAGCACAACTCAAACTCTCAACCACCTtaaataagggaggtaacacacgTCTAATCCATCTGAACGCCCACGTCACTCCTAATCAGGCGCGTGGGAAGCAACGGGTAAACATTATCCCCGTCTTACATTCAACAACATTCTCACTCAACTCCGAGATTCCAGTTTCCCAATTCAAGCACAACTCAAACTCTCAACCACCTTAAATAAGGGAGGTAATACACGTCTAATCCATCTGAACTTTCATTGTATTGACTATTGCTCAAAggtctaacttaagcatcggagtgagatcaccaGCGACGCCCAATACTTTTTGCTAATCTTTGTCTTGCAGGAAAAACTCGTTCCAGCAGGATTTTTGACACAAATACCTTTACACTGGTGTGTGTGGTCGAGAGGTGGCTtagattagaaagaaaaaaataaaatctccccccttttctattctttttggaaaattctaagGACTAAATGTCCCTCGCATGTCACATCACTCGCAAGCAGTTAGGAGACGCTGATTAGTAGGACCCCATCCTAACAAATATGGGGCCCATGGTATCCCACATGTCCTTCATGCTTCGACACGAGATGcgccctttttcttttttccttctaaaaatgTGATTAAACGGAGTTGTTCCTTTCCGGTTCGCTCCGGATCCGATTATAAGAATTATGAACCGTCGAATTTAACCTGTTCTAAACTTCTGTCGCAGGCGAGTGGAGGTGGAGGGGTTTCTCGTCATTTCtcaaaaaaatgagagaatatACCAAGCGAACAAATGCCCTATTATACAAATATTCATTAACGGATTGAGACCGATAAGTCCTCACTCGCTGCCTCACTTGCACTGGATGAAAAAGGTATATCTACATCTGTTCCTCTGAGGTCAGcaggaatttttcaaaacttaggagaggaaaaaaaaaatgaaattcaatATTCATTAATAAGGAGAAATTATTAAGTATGTTAATCTAGTGTGATTTGATTTCTCAGAGATTCTTTGAAATTTCAGTTACAGATGCCGAGGAACCGAAAggccaagaacaaaaaaatagaagaatttGAGCAACCTGGAAAGCTGGTTTAGCTTTCTTCAGTCTAAGGTCAGATTTTAAAGATTCGGCCTTTTTTCTCTGGCTGATTTGTTTTTGCGGTTTTTATCTCGCCTTTGAGATCTAGTCTTCTGATGCCTGATGCTTTCCGAACCGTGACGCATTTCTCATATTTGGATTGGTTTGATCGATATCATCACCGATTATGAGATTTTTAAAGTGATTAATTTACGGCCTAACGAAGATGATGAACGAGTGAATGGAATGCTTTCTCTGCCGGAAGAGTCAGAGACAGAGTGGTGAATATCCTTCTCCACACCTGATAATTCCTGGTTTTTGCAGATTATAACGACCTCATTTTGTTTCCCTTAACGTTATCTGATCTGGTCGATTTGCAGATTGTATGAAATCCAAACTCTAGGTCTTCAAACAGTTTCCGGCGGTAAAAATCCGGTGAAATTTGGGGATCGAAGGTTCTTTATTACAATGGACTATGATGATTTTAGATCGATTTTGAGGAATTCAGGGGTGGATCTATGGACTTTAATGGACACGGCAATCTCTGTTGCCTCTTTGGATTACGGAAACGAATTGAAGGATCGAAGAGATGGAATCGTAGAGCGGCTTTACTCGTCGATGGTTCCTCGATGTCGTAACTGTGAAATCGATTCAATGAGAACTAATAACAAAGAGATTAAAAAGCTGCAACAACATTCTCCGGTGGAACCTTCGATTGAAAAGGAGAGCAGTAGCCATGAAGGAAAGGGAGGTTCTCCTTCCACTCCGCGGTCACTTGACAGGGATGATGACGGAGATCGAAGCTATGGACACTCAACAATTGAGGACGAGGAGACTAAGATTCTCAATATCAGGGAGCATCTCGAAGATCCCGATcaggtttcctttttttttttttttttcttttttctctcttccttttatttcaattttcttcagtttcttcatttcttccttctGTCCTtacaaatttctttttcattgcaGTCGGAAGATTATGTGATAAGTCTGCTACAAAACCTAGCAGACATGGATATTACACTCAAAGCTCTCAAGGCAAGTGAAAGAACGATAAAGTGTAGACAAATTCCTTCTCATTTCAATTTGATAAATTTCTGTTCCTAACTCTTTATTATTCAGGAGACGGACATCGGAAGGCATGTAAACCGCTTGAGAAAGCATTCATCTAACGAAGTCCGGCGATTGGTTAAGCAACTCGTCAGGTTGGTTCGAGGTCTTCAAAACCAAATTTTATATGTTCAGAGCtgaaaataaggaaaattaCATATATGAAGTTTGTGGTATTGCAGGAGATGGAAAGATGTCGTGGACGAGTGGGTGAAATTGAATACACCAGGAGGAGGAACAGCAAATTCTGCTGCACTCATTGGTACAAGAAATGgaaattcttctttttcttaattttctcaagTTATTTTACATAAAGTGAGAAAAAGAATCACTTTTCAATGCTTAACGAATAAAGCTCATTAATGGCGGCAGCTGATGGAGACTCCCCTCAACAGAACCCCCTAAAAAGCACGCAAAACGTTCATCACCAGGTGAACACCACACCCTACTTGGATTTTCCTTCACGTTACAGTCTTCAAAAGTTCTACCTTTtgacaagatttttttttatcattttcaggTTCCTGACTTTGCTTACTCTCCAAATCCACACAGTAAGTATCAATTATCAAAAGACTTCGAGTCTAAAGGGAACAAATGCTATTCGATTTCCCTTTCTATGTTTTTGTTTAAGCATCTTTTAATTTAATCACAGATGGAAGCTCTGGGTCAGATAAGAATCACTCAGAGTCGGAGCCAAAAGGAAAAGCCGTTCCTTCCCGGAGGGAAACTCAAACCAAGACACCTGTGTCTGCCCTTGCAACTGCTtctgcttctccttctccaaATGTGTGATACCAAAAGATACAACTAGGCTTCTTCAGTTCTTGCTTTATACTGTTTAATCTTTTATCTCTGTCCGTCTCTCCCCCAATTttgttgattttgattttaatttgtGGGAATATGCAGAAACAGAGAGAACAAAAGGACAGCGCCATTGATCCTGAAAGGCTTGCTTCGGCAAGGAGACGACTTCAGGAAAACTACCAAGAAGCCCAAAATGGTTTGCTTTCTTTCTCTAATCTCTACTCCCTTTATTTGTCTTAATTAGTTTAACTTTACATTGGTTTCTGATTAGTAATTTGATTGGATTGTCTTTTCTGAAGCGAAAAAGCAAAGAACGATTCAAGTCATGGACCTTCACGAcataccaaaacccaaaaattcgTTTATTGGGAAGAAAGGTGGTTTCCAGGCGAGGCATTGGTGAAAAGGCAAAACgaaaaatgatattttattaTTCTATTTTATAATGCTACTGGGCAGACCGGGAAAGCAAGAACCGGTTTACCctgtaactctctctctctctctctaatcccTATAtggatttttgcttaaattgattaaaggaatttaattcaaaaaatatatatatataaaaattgagTTTCCAGATCGTAACGCGTATGACTTAGTACCTCTCCACGTGGGTTATAGccaaatttaatttaaaaaaatttaaagtgaaaaagaaagaaaattgatGGGTTCTCTGGGGTGTTGCTTGTTAGGTAAAGTGGCGTCAACGTAGCGCGTTGGTAACTAACTAATAGGCTGAGGTTGGAGCTCTTAacgggatctttatcccctcaattttcCTGTCCCTCAATTTTCAGAATTTCATCTAATTGGGGGTGAAAATGAGCACCctaacccctgcccaaacacactgcccagagtgggatccacctccctctattagagggaattgaggaaattgacggttggcaaattgaggtgatattttttcCTCTTAACGTTATCtattaggttttggttttctGGCACTACTCCTCACTAGTTT
The sequence above is a segment of the Telopea speciosissima isolate NSW1024214 ecotype Mountain lineage chromosome 7, Tspe_v1, whole genome shotgun sequence genome. Coding sequences within it:
- the LOC122666748 gene encoding probable mediator of RNA polymerase II transcription subunit 26c isoform X2 codes for the protein MDYDDFRSILRNSGVDLWTLMDTAISVASLDYGNELKDRRDGIVERLYSSMVPRCRNCEIDSMRTNNKEIKKLQQHSPVEPSIEKESSSHEGKGGSPSTPRSLDRDDDGDRSYGHSTIEDEETKILNIREHLEDPDQSEDYVISLLQNLADMDITLKALKETDIGRHVNRLRKHSSNEVRRLVKQLVRRWKDVVDEWVKLNTPGGGTANSAALIADGDSPQQNPLKSTQNVHHQVPDFAYSPNPHNGSSGSDKNHSESEPKGKAVPSRRETQTKTPVSALATASASPSPNKQREQKDSAIDPERLASARRRLQENYQEAQNAKKQRTIQVMDLHDIPKPKNSFIGKKGGFQARHW
- the LOC122666748 gene encoding probable mediator of RNA polymerase II transcription subunit 26c isoform X1, encoding MDYDDFRSILRNSGVDLWTLMDTAISVASLDYGNELKDRRDGIVERLYSSMVPRCRNCEIDSMRTNNKEIKKLQQHSPVEPSIEKESSSHEGKGGSPSTPRSLDRDDDGDRSYGHSTIEDEETKILNIREHLEDPDQSEDYVISLLQNLADMDITLKALKETDIGRHVNRLRKHSSNEVRRLVKQLVRRWKDVVDEWVKLNTPGGGTANSAALIADGDSPQQNPLKSTQNVHHHHFQVPDFAYSPNPHNGSSGSDKNHSESEPKGKAVPSRRETQTKTPVSALATASASPSPNKQREQKDSAIDPERLASARRRLQENYQEAQNAKKQRTIQVMDLHDIPKPKNSFIGKKGGFQARHW